In one Terriglobia bacterium genomic region, the following are encoded:
- a CDS encoding P63C domain-containing protein, producing MTDNTHSPVHEQAKELSKLGASKGGRARANVLTPQERKEIAGAAVAARWKKAKGEAYEPPKTSAAETSPGLTPATGRSDLPHSMFRGKLTLGNNEVEVHVLHDLRRVFTQREFVRVLTGGTDTSNLGRYLERNPLVAKELPGGPEAIPFRVPGVPQTAHGYEATTLVEICSLYSEAREAGLLKGGQLRLARQAEIILRACAKVGIIALIDEATGYEKVRSQRALQVKLQAFIADELQEWARMFPEEFWLELARMEGVHYSPRSRPLRWGKYVMAFVYDAIDRDVGKKLREMNPNPHYKMNHHQLLRDFGKEQVNNQLQRVIAVMKLCGNMEQFKQKFARVFRKSGYQLSFDDIDWTLPS from the coding sequence ATGACCGATAACACGCACTCGCCCGTGCATGAGCAGGCCAAGGAACTGTCGAAGCTCGGCGCTTCCAAGGGTGGCCGCGCCAGAGCAAACGTTCTGACCCCGCAGGAGCGGAAGGAGATAGCGGGCGCCGCGGTGGCCGCGAGGTGGAAGAAGGCCAAGGGGGAGGCGTACGAGCCACCCAAGACGAGCGCGGCCGAGACTTCTCCAGGATTAACGCCTGCCACGGGCCGGTCGGATCTTCCGCACTCGATGTTCCGCGGAAAACTTACGCTCGGAAATAACGAGGTCGAAGTTCACGTGCTCCATGATCTCCGCCGGGTTTTCACGCAGCGGGAGTTTGTTCGAGTACTTACCGGGGGGACCGATACTAGCAATTTGGGGAGGTATCTCGAGCGCAACCCTTTAGTTGCCAAAGAGTTACCCGGGGGACCAGAAGCGATACCTTTCAGGGTTCCAGGCGTCCCCCAGACAGCCCACGGTTATGAGGCGACAACACTAGTCGAGATCTGTTCGCTCTACTCCGAGGCCCGGGAAGCGGGGCTTCTGAAAGGCGGGCAACTTCGGCTCGCGAGGCAGGCCGAGATCATCTTGAGGGCCTGCGCGAAGGTCGGGATCATCGCCCTAATCGACGAGGCCACCGGCTACGAAAAGGTGCGCTCGCAACGCGCGCTGCAAGTCAAACTCCAGGCGTTCATCGCCGATGAGCTACAGGAATGGGCCCGAATGTTCCCCGAGGAATTCTGGCTGGAACTAGCTCGGATGGAGGGGGTTCACTACTCTCCGCGTTCCAGACCCCTCCGCTGGGGCAAGTACGTGATGGCGTTCGTCTACGATGCCATCGACAGGGATGTCGGGAAAAAACTGCGCGAGATGAACCCCAATCCGCACTATAAGATGAACCACCATCAGCTCTTGCGCGATTTCGGAAAAGAGCAAGTAAACAACCAGCTGCAGCGGGTGATAGCCGTGATGAAGCTCTGCGGCAACATGGAACAATTCAAGCAGAAATTCGCGAGGGTGTTTCGGAAGTCGGGCTACCAACTGTCGTTCGATGACATCGATTGGACTCTTCCGTCATAG